One Brachyspira suanatina DNA segment encodes these proteins:
- a CDS encoding acetate/propionate family kinase has translation MNVLVINSGSSSIKYQLFAMPEAKVLAKGLLEKIGEEISALKHTAVEKGKEKKIEQKVADHKAGMSLIFSLLTDKEVGVIADMSEISAVGHRVVHGGEAFNKSTLITDEAIKAIEACCDIAPLHNPAGLQGISACKEILKDVKMVGVFDTSFHQTIPDYAYMYAVPHEWYDKYKIRRYGFHGTSHKYVYGEFCKAANKPNANVIVCHLGNGASVTAVKNGESIDTSMGLTPLEGLVMGTRSGDMDPAVPTFVMAKENLSAKEMDNILNKKSGLLGVSGVSNDMRNLEEAAKTNPKAELAITMFCYRVKKYIGAYMAALGHLDGIVFTGGIGENSAYIRGRILEGLDELGIKCDADKNSKARGCANFEKDGAAIKLYVIATDEEKAIAMDTYNLALK, from the coding sequence ATGAATGTATTGGTAATAAATTCAGGAAGTTCAAGTATTAAATATCAATTATTCGCTATGCCTGAAGCAAAAGTTTTAGCTAAAGGACTTTTGGAAAAAATTGGCGAAGAAATAAGTGCTTTAAAACACACTGCAGTAGAGAAAGGAAAAGAGAAAAAAATAGAACAGAAGGTTGCTGATCATAAAGCAGGTATGTCTTTAATTTTCTCTCTTTTAACAGACAAAGAAGTTGGGGTTATAGCTGATATGAGCGAAATATCTGCTGTAGGTCATAGAGTTGTTCATGGTGGTGAAGCATTCAATAAAAGTACATTAATAACTGATGAAGCTATAAAAGCTATTGAGGCTTGCTGCGATATAGCTCCTTTACATAACCCAGCTGGTTTACAAGGTATAAGTGCTTGTAAAGAAATATTAAAAGATGTAAAAATGGTAGGTGTTTTTGATACTAGTTTCCACCAAACAATACCTGATTATGCTTATATGTATGCTGTTCCACATGAATGGTATGATAAATATAAAATACGTCGTTATGGTTTCCATGGTACTTCTCATAAATATGTTTATGGTGAGTTTTGTAAGGCAGCAAATAAACCTAATGCTAATGTTATAGTATGTCACTTAGGAAATGGTGCTAGTGTTACAGCTGTTAAAAATGGAGAATCTATTGATACTAGTATGGGTTTAACTCCATTAGAAGGTTTAGTAATGGGTACTAGATCAGGAGATATGGATCCTGCTGTTCCTACTTTTGTTATGGCTAAAGAAAATTTATCTGCAAAAGAAATGGATAATATTTTAAATAAAAAAAGCGGTCTTTTAGGTGTTTCTGGCGTAAGTAATGATATGAGAAACTTGGAAGAAGCTGCTAAAACTAACCCTAAAGCTGAACTTGCTATTACTATGTTCTGCTATAGAGTAAAAAAATACATAGGTGCTTATATGGCTGCTTTAGGACATCTTGACGGTATAGTATTCACAGGCGGTATAGGTGAAAATAGTGCTTATATTAGAGGAAGAATACTTGAAGGTTTAGATGAGCTTGGTATTAAATGCGATGCTGATAAAAACTCTAAAGCTAGAGGCTGTGCTAATTTTGAAAAAGATGGTGCTGCTATTAAACTTTATGTTATAGCTACTGATGAAGAAAAAGCAATAGCTATGGATACTTATAATCTTGCTTTAAAATAA
- a CDS encoding peptide ABC transporter substrate-binding protein, whose amino-acid sequence MKKNILIKLFCLFYAVFILSCHKEPKNILNELMVSVGPEPQTIDPTKNSAVDAMIYTTHLFENLTIRDENNNIIPGAAESWTSSNNNTIYIFNIRSNAKWSDGMDLKANDFAYAWKRIVDPKNGASYSILLDVIKNASDIMMGKKDKETLGVKALDDKTLYVELEYPVPYFAEMVAHTAYTPLREDIVSKNEDGWTLDVNTMVGNGAFQIVRWDHNSRLVVRKNTDYWNYKEIKPDIINFEFIDNDNTAMSAIINEEIYFYHNTPINDREKLLKEGIARPVPNISLYFYEVDNRKKPFNDARVRKAISLAIDREYIVNNIMKGGEKPAAGIVPYNIKDVDSTNDFRNKRDGYFSTKSEDYQKNVEEARALLAEAGYPNGENFPVFEFISNPGFHITIAESIQAMLKEALNINMVIRQEEWAVLLQTRRDGNFDMARQGWIGGYNSPAAFLSLVKTGYVLNEGRYSNPEFDKALLNASLAENDSDRSMYMHEAESIAMNDMAIIPIYYYAGTVMQNSKLTNVIYDIFGIYNFSKAEIIEETN is encoded by the coding sequence ATGAAAAAGAATATATTAATTAAATTATTTTGTTTATTTTATGCTGTTTTTATTTTATCATGCCATAAAGAGCCTAAAAATATTTTGAATGAATTAATGGTATCTGTTGGTCCTGAACCTCAAACTATAGACCCTACTAAAAATTCTGCAGTAGATGCTATGATATATACAACACATTTATTTGAGAATTTAACTATAAGAGATGAAAATAATAATATAATACCAGGTGCTGCTGAAAGCTGGACTTCATCTAATAACAATACAATATATATTTTTAATATTAGAAGCAATGCAAAATGGTCCGACGGAATGGATTTAAAAGCTAATGATTTTGCTTATGCTTGGAAACGTATAGTTGATCCTAAGAATGGGGCTTCATATTCTATACTTTTAGATGTTATAAAAAATGCAAGCGATATAATGATGGGGAAAAAAGATAAAGAAACATTAGGAGTTAAAGCATTAGATGATAAAACTTTATATGTAGAATTAGAATATCCTGTGCCTTATTTTGCAGAGATGGTAGCTCACACTGCTTATACGCCTTTGAGAGAAGATATAGTAAGTAAAAATGAAGACGGTTGGACTTTAGATGTTAATACTATGGTTGGAAACGGAGCTTTTCAAATTGTACGTTGGGATCATAATTCAAGATTAGTTGTTCGTAAAAATACTGACTATTGGAATTATAAAGAGATAAAACCTGATATTATTAATTTTGAGTTTATAGATAATGACAATACAGCAATGTCAGCGATAATTAATGAAGAAATATATTTTTATCATAATACGCCAATAAATGACAGAGAAAAACTTTTAAAAGAAGGCATAGCAAGACCAGTACCAAATATATCACTTTATTTTTATGAAGTTGATAATAGGAAAAAACCTTTTAATGATGCTAGAGTAAGAAAGGCTATTTCTTTAGCTATAGATAGGGAATATATAGTAAATAATATTATGAAAGGTGGAGAGAAGCCTGCTGCTGGTATTGTTCCTTATAATATAAAAGATGTTGACAGTACAAATGATTTCAGAAATAAAAGAGATGGATATTTTTCTACTAAAAGCGAGGATTATCAAAAGAATGTAGAAGAGGCTAGGGCTTTACTTGCAGAGGCTGGTTATCCTAATGGAGAAAATTTTCCAGTATTTGAATTTATAAGTAATCCGGGCTTTCATATCACTATTGCTGAAAGCATACAGGCTATGTTAAAAGAAGCATTAAATATAAATATGGTTATAAGGCAGGAAGAATGGGCTGTGCTTTTACAAACTAGAAGAGATGGAAATTTTGACATGGCTAGACAGGGCTGGATTGGCGGATATAATAGCCCTGCTGCATTCTTATCTTTAGTAAAAACAGGATATGTATTGAATGAGGGCAGATATAGTAATCCTGAATTTGATAAAGCTTTGTTAAATGCTTCCCTTGCTGAAAATGATTCAGATAGAAGTATGTATATGCATGAAGCTGAAAGTATTGCTATGAATGATATGGCTATTATTCCAATATATTATTATGCCGGAACTGTAATGCAAAATTCAAAATTAACAAATGTTATTTATGATATATTCGGTATATATAATTTTAGTAAGGCTGAGATTATAGAAGAAACTAATTAA
- a CDS encoding peptidase M30, translating to MKKIFLMIVLLIVLSSCKEVANILGVNIDSSLTYSDGSMGKASFYANYKERGNRRYNFNKIAEYDKLIIYLKDGAGYKPESVDYIAKVFNDNYDEEVRIYGEHTDVDKNGKIIILLLELNASYSGGVITGYFYGEDLILNKNNNAEILYMDVQVLNDDPQYMAGTIQHEFQHLINYNVNYIKNNREMSTWLNEALSESTSILFSPATVNSRINEFNNMKGYYCFYTWNLPLNVFANYPSVSVFMNWLYQKNGKNSSVFQNIAKYSSLDDYNRVLNNVSFTGASSWDDLLLKWLEGVKNNEVAGAKLQIQKGGYPIPLFPGAAVVYNGTLSPSGNLVTRKLSSGLELALNKDTYVGDNPTPINITTPQVSSIQTSKMYKTVSEDDKTYTPKYRHILFDKDGKIKEY from the coding sequence ATGAAGAAAATATTTTTAATGATCGTTTTATTAATAGTTTTGTCATCTTGTAAAGAAGTAGCAAATATTTTAGGGGTAAATATCGATAGCTCATTGACATATTCTGATGGAAGTATGGGAAAGGCATCTTTTTATGCTAATTACAAAGAACGAGGAAATAGACGTTATAATTTTAATAAAATAGCAGAATATGATAAATTAATTATATATTTAAAAGATGGAGCAGGATATAAGCCAGAAAGTGTGGATTATATAGCTAAAGTATTTAATGATAATTATGATGAAGAAGTAAGAATATATGGAGAACATACAGATGTTGATAAGAATGGTAAAATTATAATTTTATTATTGGAATTGAATGCTAGTTATTCAGGTGGAGTAATTACTGGTTATTTTTATGGTGAAGATTTAATTTTGAATAAAAATAATAATGCTGAGATATTATATATGGATGTACAAGTTCTTAATGATGATCCTCAGTATATGGCTGGAACTATACAGCATGAATTCCAGCATTTAATTAATTATAATGTTAATTATATTAAAAATAATAGAGAAATGTCAACTTGGCTTAATGAAGCTCTTTCAGAATCTACATCTATATTATTCAGCCCAGCTACAGTTAATTCAAGAATAAATGAATTTAATAATATGAAAGGATATTATTGTTTTTATACTTGGAATCTTCCTTTAAATGTATTTGCTAATTATCCATCTGTTTCAGTATTTATGAATTGGCTTTATCAAAAAAATGGTAAAAATTCTTCTGTATTCCAAAATATAGCAAAATATTCATCATTAGATGATTATAATAGAGTTTTAAATAATGTAAGTTTTACAGGAGCATCTAGCTGGGATGATTTATTATTAAAATGGCTTGAAGGAGTCAAAAATAATGAAGTTGCAGGAGCTAAGTTACAAATTCAAAAAGGCGGATATCCTATTCCATTATTCCCAGGGGCAGCAGTAGTTTATAATGGTACTTTGAGTCCGTCAGGTAATTTAGTAACAAGAAAGTTATCAAGCGGTTTGGAATTAGCTTTGAATAAAGATACTTATGTAGGTGATAATCCAACTCCTATAAATATTACAACTCCTCAAGTATCATCAATACAGACATCAAAAATGTATAAGACAGTTAGTGAAGATGATAAGACTTATACACCTAAATACAGACATATATTGTTTGATAAAGACGGTAAAATTAAAGAATATTAA
- a CDS encoding ABC transporter ATP-binding protein produces MSDNKEVLINIENLKKTYVGPPKVEVLKSISLKVYKNEILAITGESGSGKTTLLNLIGGIDNITEGSIDILGNNIGKMNEGQLAHFRNSSLGYVFQFHNLLGEFSALENVMIPSLMLKYNKKEARQKAESLLETVGLKDRMEHRIGELSGGEAQRVAIARALINKPSVVLADEPTGNLDKKNAEVVRELLWNMTKQSNASLIIVTHSVSIANMADRKLRLEYGENLIEY; encoded by the coding sequence ATGAGTGATAATAAAGAAGTTTTAATTAATATAGAAAATTTAAAAAAGACTTATGTTGGACCTCCTAAAGTAGAAGTGTTAAAATCTATAAGTTTAAAAGTTTATAAAAATGAAATACTTGCTATAACAGGAGAATCTGGAAGCGGAAAAACTACTCTTTTAAATTTAATAGGCGGAATAGATAATATTACTGAAGGCAGTATAGATATATTAGGCAATAATATTGGTAAAATGAATGAGGGACAATTAGCGCATTTTAGAAATAGTTCTCTTGGATATGTATTTCAATTCCATAATTTGCTTGGTGAGTTTAGTGCTTTAGAAAATGTTATGATACCGTCTTTAATGCTTAAATATAATAAAAAGGAAGCAAGACAAAAAGCAGAAAGTCTTCTTGAAACTGTAGGATTAAAAGATAGAATGGAGCATAGAATAGGCGAACTTTCAGGAGGTGAGGCACAGCGAGTTGCTATTGCAAGAGCTTTGATAAATAAACCTAGTGTTGTATTAGCCGATGAGCCTACAGGAAATTTGGATAAGAAAAATGCTGAAGTAGTAAGAGAATTATTATGGAATATGACAAAACAAAGTAATGCTTCTCTAATAATTGTTACGCATTCGGTTTCTATTGCAAATATGGCTGATAGAAAATTACGTTTGGAATATGGAGAAAATTTAATAGAATATTGA
- a CDS encoding ABC transporter ATP-binding protein, whose product MIIKKLKEFFKKDNRPFDYGAVTEEHIQKYYSKVEKHPYRRMFSYAMRHKKLFIPSFILSIGYTIINILPPFFGQLAISITGGKRVDLLDKIPLVADLTAKFSNLSTKDLTQQLLSGDSIGNPVIIAQFAFIIIIGFIYVLFRVAFDYIKTFLFAFTAQEIGKDVRADMMRGLLNTDIAYFKQEKEGDLMSRVINESGSIEGFLSGTLPNMITVPLTLILTLCVLLLLNVKLTIACFLAAPLIGLGIDKVSKLIRTRISAQQNFLGSTTSVIQEDIRGIEVIKIFSKEDQEVNRYRSLYSELINIMRKISLLTSLNRPMTELVMIAAMLVILAYGGFLIFKGEMPFEFLWGFLLYMLNISTPVRDLSGIFINLQMTKAVAIRVFQIIDLPAENVDDPTKKEMKPLEHSITFENIHFEYPRRNDAQPFHLGPINFNVKKGDVVAFVGNSGGGKTTLISLIPKLFTPSEGVIRFDGIDINELNTRSVRNQIGVVSQENILFYGTVRENILYANPDATDDDLVRAAKIAHADEFILKLPNGYDTHIGPRGVMLSGGQRQRIALARAVVKRPSILILDEATSALDTESEMYVQKALNEIINLQTTFVIAHRLSTIKNATYICVVEDGKITESGTHNELMKRGGKYQYLYSLQFRDE is encoded by the coding sequence ATGATTATAAAAAAATTGAAAGAATTTTTCAAAAAAGATAACAGACCATTTGATTATGGTGCTGTTACAGAAGAACATATACAAAAATATTATTCAAAAGTTGAAAAACATCCTTATAGAAGAATGTTTTCTTATGCTATGAGGCATAAAAAATTATTTATACCATCTTTTATTTTAAGTATAGGCTATACTATTATAAATATACTTCCTCCATTTTTTGGGCAGTTGGCAATATCTATTACAGGCGGAAAAAGGGTTGATCTTTTGGATAAAATTCCATTGGTAGCGGATTTAACAGCTAAATTTAGTAATTTAAGTACTAAAGATTTAACTCAGCAGCTTTTAAGCGGAGATTCTATTGGAAATCCAGTAATAATAGCACAATTTGCATTTATTATAATCATTGGATTTATATATGTTTTATTCAGAGTTGCATTTGATTATATAAAAACTTTTCTTTTTGCTTTCACTGCTCAAGAGATTGGAAAAGATGTACGTGCTGATATGATGAGAGGTCTTCTTAATACAGATATAGCATATTTTAAGCAGGAAAAAGAAGGTGATTTGATGAGCAGAGTTATCAATGAATCTGGATCAATAGAAGGCTTTCTATCTGGTACATTACCAAATATGATAACAGTGCCTTTAACATTAATACTTACTTTATGTGTATTACTTCTTTTAAATGTAAAACTTACAATAGCTTGTTTTTTAGCAGCTCCGCTAATAGGATTAGGTATAGATAAAGTTTCAAAATTAATAAGAACAAGAATTTCAGCTCAGCAAAACTTTTTAGGAAGTACAACATCGGTTATACAAGAAGATATAAGAGGAATAGAAGTTATTAAAATATTTTCTAAAGAAGATCAGGAAGTTAATAGATATAGAAGTTTATATAGTGAATTAATAAATATAATGAGAAAAATTAGTTTGCTTACTTCACTTAATAGACCTATGACGGAACTTGTAATGATAGCTGCTATGCTTGTAATACTTGCTTACGGCGGATTTTTGATATTTAAAGGGGAAATGCCTTTTGAATTTTTATGGGGATTTTTGCTTTATATGCTTAATATATCCACTCCTGTAAGAGATTTATCCGGTATATTTATTAATTTACAAATGACTAAAGCAGTTGCTATTAGGGTTTTCCAAATAATAGACTTACCTGCTGAGAATGTTGATGACCCTACTAAAAAAGAAATGAAGCCTTTAGAACATTCAATTACTTTTGAAAATATACATTTTGAATATCCAAGAAGAAATGATGCCCAGCCTTTCCATTTAGGACCTATAAATTTTAACGTTAAAAAAGGTGATGTAGTTGCTTTTGTAGGTAATTCAGGCGGTGGTAAAACTACTTTGATAAGTTTGATTCCAAAATTGTTTACCCCAAGTGAAGGTGTTATAAGATTTGATGGTATTGATATAAATGAATTAAATACTAGAAGTGTAAGAAATCAAATAGGTGTGGTATCTCAGGAGAATATTTTGTTTTACGGCACAGTAAGAGAAAATATTTTATATGCAAATCCTGATGCTACAGATGATGATTTGGTGAGAGCAGCAAAAATAGCACATGCTGATGAGTTTATTCTAAAATTACCTAATGGTTATGATACACATATAGGACCAAGAGGTGTAATGCTTTCTGGTGGTCAGCGTCAAAGAATAGCATTAGCAAGAGCTGTAGTGAAGAGACCTTCTATATTAATACTAGATGAAGCTACTAGTGCTTTGGATACTGAAAGCGAAATGTACGTACAAAAAGCATTAAATGAAATTATTAACCTCCAAACTACTTTCGTTATAGCTCATAGACTTTCTACTATAAAAAATGCTACATATATATGTGTTGTGGAAGATGGTAAAATAACAGAATCTGGTACTCATAATGAATTAATGAAAAGAGGCGGAAAATATCAATATCTGTATTCACTACAATTTAGAGATGAATAA
- a CDS encoding ExbD/TolR family protein, with the protein MKFRRRFNIKSGIDLTPMIDIVFNLLIFFMVGSTIIVTPQIEISLPKSTSAVGSEKNETVVISISKDGQKYINGYLSEDIDADLKKLADTEGELEKPIEIRSDEDVRTQTLISVIDSVKNAGFTRLSIATQEQNKN; encoded by the coding sequence ATGAAGTTTAGAAGAAGATTCAATATAAAAAGCGGAATAGATTTAACCCCCATGATAGATATAGTATTTAATTTACTTATATTTTTCATGGTGGGTTCAACAATTATAGTTACACCTCAAATAGAAATTAGTTTGCCTAAATCTACATCAGCAGTGGGATCCGAAAAAAATGAAACTGTAGTAATAAGTATATCAAAAGACGGACAAAAATATATAAACGGGTATTTATCTGAAGACATAGATGCTGATCTTAAAAAATTAGCAGACACAGAAGGAGAATTGGAAAAGCCTATAGAAATACGTTCTGATGAAGATGTTAGAACTCAAACATTAATATCAGTTATAGATAGTGTTAAAAATGCTGGTTTTACAAGACTTAGCATAGCAACTCAAGAACAAAATAAAAACTAA
- a CDS encoding ABC transporter permease, with protein MLGVRYLRAKKKFSFVSIITIICVLGILVGDMVMITVLSVMNGFQDDIRDKILGMRAHINISAYSDQPLTDYKYVVDNIMDNKEITSAYPYIVLPCIMRSYGFTTLITVRSFEDNIFTTDKDFIKYFNFIEGNNKDMNTNDALIGSEMAKDYALSIGDTIDIISASGSFERGFKPQKTTFTIKGIYKTGYYEYDSRMVIVPLATGQNMVGYDNAVTGVAVKVRNFFDADKVAKKIDTDLKEFYNVMPWMLFDRNFFQALHTEKLMLALILSFIILIAALNIASSQIIFVKDKRRDIAIIKTLGLRPSNVAKVFFLEGAIIGLIGTVLGVIFGILLANYVNEALEGLRIIMQFVVNIIWFIPSKISSGISIPIVPDFFPSDIYYVSGGLPSIIHASQVIMVASISFLLSVLFAIIPAYIASRYKPAEVLRYE; from the coding sequence ATGCTTGGCGTCAGGTATTTGAGAGCCAAAAAGAAATTTTCATTTGTTTCAATTATTACAATTATATGTGTACTTGGAATATTAGTTGGAGATATGGTAATGATTACTGTACTTTCCGTTATGAATGGTTTTCAGGACGATATAAGAGATAAAATACTTGGAATGAGAGCACATATAAATATCAGTGCTTACAGTGATCAGCCTCTTACAGATTATAAATATGTTGTTGATAATATAATGGATAATAAAGAAATAACAAGTGCTTATCCTTATATAGTTTTACCTTGTATAATGCGTTCTTATGGTTTTACTACTCTTATAACAGTTCGTTCATTTGAAGATAATATATTCACTACAGATAAAGACTTCATAAAATATTTTAATTTTATTGAAGGCAATAATAAAGATATGAATACTAATGATGCCTTAATAGGATCTGAAATGGCAAAGGACTATGCTTTATCTATTGGAGATACTATAGATATAATTTCAGCTTCAGGAAGTTTTGAGAGAGGATTTAAACCTCAAAAAACTACTTTTACTATTAAAGGTATTTATAAAACAGGCTACTATGAATATGACAGCAGAATGGTAATAGTTCCTCTTGCTACAGGTCAGAATATGGTTGGATATGATAATGCTGTTACAGGAGTTGCTGTAAAAGTAAGAAATTTTTTTGATGCGGATAAAGTTGCTAAAAAGATAGATACTGATTTGAAAGAATTTTATAATGTTATGCCTTGGATGCTATTTGATAGAAATTTCTTCCAGGCTTTGCATACAGAAAAATTAATGCTTGCTTTGATACTTTCTTTTATAATATTGATAGCAGCTTTAAATATTGCTTCAAGCCAGATAATATTTGTTAAAGATAAAAGGCGTGATATTGCTATAATAAAAACATTAGGTTTAAGACCCTCAAATGTAGCTAAAGTTTTCTTTTTGGAGGGAGCTATAATTGGTTTAATAGGTACTGTACTTGGTGTAATATTCGGTATATTACTTGCCAATTATGTTAATGAAGCTTTGGAAGGATTAAGAATAATAATGCAGTTTGTAGTTAATATTATTTGGTTTATTCCTTCAAAAATAAGCTCAGGAATATCAATACCTATAGTACCAGATTTCTTTCCATCAGATATATATTATGTAAGCGGAGGACTTCCTTCTATAATACATGCTTCTCAGGTAATAATGGTTGCTAGTATATCATTCTTACTTTCTGTTTTATTTGCTATAATACCTGCTTATATAGCAAGCAGATATAAACCTGCGGAGGTATTAAGATATGAGTGA
- a CDS encoding DUF2147 domain-containing protein has product MKNNILSIIFIIIFSSLLYGQNNAKDVEGFWAMPEKPKGRMKIAKIIVIDNKVYAYGIALHDDIKSTLDIHNPNKSLRDKDLKGLIFIYDIEFKDGEWQTGRIYHTDQGSTYYAKISLSDDKKTLYLKASLDKKGIVGATVEWTRLSKEESNKYSDIPVNQLRTIEGKGI; this is encoded by the coding sequence ATGAAAAATAATATATTGTCTATAATATTTATAATTATATTCAGCTCTTTATTGTATGGGCAAAATAATGCAAAAGATGTTGAAGGTTTCTGGGCTATGCCTGAAAAACCTAAAGGTAGAATGAAAATAGCCAAAATAATAGTTATTGATAATAAAGTATATGCTTATGGTATAGCATTGCATGACGATATAAAAAGCACATTAGATATACATAATCCGAACAAATCACTAAGAGATAAAGATTTGAAAGGATTAATATTCATATATGATATAGAGTTCAAAGATGGTGAGTGGCAAACAGGAAGAATATATCATACAGATCAAGGAAGCACATACTATGCCAAAATAAGCTTATCAGATGATAAGAAAACATTATATCTAAAAGCGTCATTAGATAAAAAAGGCATAGTAGGAGCAACCGTAGAATGGACAAGACTCTCAAAAGAAGAATCTAATAAATATTCAGATATTCCTGTAAATCAATTAAGAACAATAGAAGGAAAAGGAATATAA
- a CDS encoding CAP domain-containing protein, with the protein MKKLNFIIIFIFLSTLIVSANTIEDEVLRLINLERSKVSLPPLPNNQRLHSLALYHADNMAQNKFFSNTDLDGLDSKARQIKLYPEMVGNISESLHKLDVIPFTDKKAAESIVKDLMKTPDSKKNILSKEYNAIGVGAVKRGVGVYTTVTFANIVAESVDFSPKAKEGDEITVKYRILNGAAFTDFKLAIEMADPEARITGDDGKTYIGKVIYDVKDMGNSILGRTFKAEYGKGDYKISILYKGQHFLSNVRTITVE; encoded by the coding sequence ATGAAAAAGTTAAATTTCATAATAATATTTATATTTTTATCAACTTTAATAGTTAGTGCTAATACTATAGAAGATGAGGTACTAAGATTAATAAATTTAGAAAGAAGTAAGGTGTCTTTGCCACCTCTTCCAAATAATCAAAGACTTCATTCTTTAGCATTATATCATGCTGATAATATGGCTCAAAATAAATTTTTTAGTAATACAGATTTAGACGGTTTAGATTCAAAAGCAAGACAAATAAAATTATATCCTGAAATGGTTGGAAATATAAGTGAAAGTTTGCATAAATTAGATGTTATTCCATTCACTGATAAAAAAGCAGCTGAAAGCATTGTTAAAGATTTGATGAAAACTCCTGACAGCAAAAAGAATATATTAAGTAAAGAATATAATGCTATAGGAGTTGGTGCTGTAAAAAGAGGAGTTGGTGTTTATACTACAGTAACATTTGCCAACATAGTTGCTGAATCTGTTGACTTCTCACCTAAAGCTAAAGAAGGTGATGAAATAACTGTAAAATATAGAATACTAAATGGAGCTGCTTTTACTGATTTTAAATTAGCTATAGAAATGGCTGATCCTGAAGCTAGAATCACAGGAGATGATGGAAAAACATATATAGGAAAAGTAATATATGATGTTAAAGATATGGGCAACTCTATATTAGGAAGAACTTTCAAGGCTGAATATGGAAAAGGCGATTATAAAATTTCTATTCTATATAAAGGTCAGCATTTCTTAAGTAATGTAAGAACTATAACAGTAGAATAA
- a CDS encoding tetratricopeptide repeat protein, giving the protein MNSIDNLLELANKAFDSADYKKSLEYFDQLIFYFGDSVELYNNRGLAKSSLGMHEEAISDFEKVISIDSQYVNAYNNIGLVKHNLGMYEEAINFYKKALDIDNNCIQACNNIGLANHNLGMYEEAIKYYIKAIEISPNVHTYNNIGLIKNDLGMYEEAIEYFNKVIRLDNHYTKAYYNIGLSKYNLKNYDEALEYFNKVIELDSKNVYAYNNIGIIKQDLKLHNEALEYFNKALLLDRNYSKAYYNRGLSELELELYECALEDFSRCLELEPNYYPAHCKRGEAKLKLKNYKEAVEDFNQYIEHSNPDSKIYFYRGYAEYKLKDYNNALKDFNMSDNNIKTFLLKIILKFKLLFVKK; this is encoded by the coding sequence ATGAATAGTATAGATAATTTGTTGGAATTAGCCAATAAAGCTTTCGATAGTGCTGATTATAAAAAATCTTTAGAATATTTTGATCAATTAATTTTTTATTTTGGAGATAGTGTCGAACTTTATAATAATAGGGGACTAGCAAAAAGCAGTTTGGGAATGCATGAAGAAGCTATTTCCGATTTTGAAAAGGTTATTAGTATTGATTCTCAATATGTGAATGCTTATAATAATATAGGATTAGTTAAACATAATTTAGGAATGTATGAGGAAGCTATTAATTTTTATAAAAAGGCTTTGGATATAGATAATAACTGTATTCAGGCCTGCAATAATATAGGATTAGCTAATCATAATTTAGGAATGTATGAAGAAGCTATTAAATATTATATAAAGGCTATAGAAATTTCTCCTAATGTTCATACATATAATAATATAGGATTAATAAAGAATGACTTAGGAATGTATGAAGAAGCTATTGAATATTTCAATAAAGTTATACGATTGGATAATCATTATACGAAAGCATACTATAATATAGGATTATCAAAATATAATTTAAAAAACTATGATGAGGCATTAGAATATTTTAATAAGGTTATAGAATTAGATTCTAAAAATGTATATGCCTATAATAATATTGGAATAATAAAGCAGGATTTAAAATTACATAATGAAGCATTGGAATATTTTAATAAAGCTTTACTATTAGATAGAAATTATTCTAAGGCATATTATAATAGAGGTCTTTCAGAATTGGAATTGGAATTATATGAATGTGCTTTAGAGGATTTTAGCAGATGTTTAGAATTAGAGCCTAATTATTATCCTGCACATTGCAAAAGAGGTGAAGCAAAATTAAAATTAAAAAATTATAAAGAAGCAGTAGAGGATTTTAATCAATATATAGAACATAGTAATCCTGATAGTAAAATATATTTTTATAGAGGTTATGCTGAATATAAATTGAAAGATTATAATAATGCTTTGAAAGATTTTAATATGTCTGACAATAATATAAAAACATTTCTATTAAAAATTATATTAAAATTTAAACTTCTATTTGTAAAAAAATAG